The DNA segment CTGCGTCGGGGCGGCCGTCGTTGTACGCGCCGACGTAGAGCGTCCCGTCCGCGACGGTCGGCGGCTCTCGGGTCTGGCCGTCGGCGTCGAACGTCCAGCGCTCAGCCCCGTCCGTCACGTCGAGGGCGAACACGGCACCGTCGTACCCGGTTCCGACGACGATGTCGCCCGCGACGGCCGCGCCGGTCGGGACGAACGGCCTGTCGGCCACCGGGACCTCCGCGTAGGTCCAGCGTTCGGTTCCGTCGGACAGTTCGACGGCCGCGAACGCCGAGTCGCCGTCGGTTCGGGTTTCGGCGAATAGCGCGCCGTCGGCGACGACGAACGACTCCGTCGCCGACGAGAGCGCGCCGACCTTCCCCGACCACTGCCGGTTCCCGGTCGCGGGGTCGTGGCTCGCCGTCGCCTGTCCGCCGCCGGGGCCGACCAGCAGCGTCTCGTCGAGGTAGTGACCCTCGAAGGCGTCGCCGCTCTCGACCGACCACGCCGTCTCGCCGTCGCTGAGACCGACAGCCGACAGCGTCTGGCCTTCGACGTCCAGCGCGTCGTCGCTGGTGGCGAGGTACGCCCGGCCGCCGCCGAACGCGAGGACGTTCAGGAACTGGTCGACCGGGTCGGTGCGCCACCGTTCGCTCCCGTCCGAACCGAACCGGAGGAGTCGAACGTCGGTGCCCCAGAAGCCCGAACTGCCGCCGGCGACGCAGAACGCGTCGCCGCCGTGGACTCGCGGGGCGGCCATCGGCGCGGCGGGGAGGTCGGCCGTCCACCGCGGTACGCCGTCGCTCGCCGCGCTCGCGGCGAGCGACCCCTTCGCGTCCGACTCGCCGTCGGTCGTCTGCATCTCGACTTCGCCGACGGGGACGTACACCGCGCCGTCGCCGACCGCCGGCGCGTGGGCGAGCGGGGCGTCGAACGCGACCCGCCAGCGAACCGCCTCCGATTT comes from the Halorussus vallis genome and includes:
- a CDS encoding PQQ-binding-like beta-propeller repeat protein, translated to MPSPEEKPVSSTRRRFLVSAAVASSLAGCAGRDAPTDSTATTGSTKTTERDAETTTAGTTSPTTTKTGHEPRPESPKSEAVRWRVAFDAPLAHAPAVGDGAVYVPVGEVEMQTTDGESDAKGSLAASAASDGVPRWTADLPAAPMAAPRVHGGDAFCVAGGSSGFWGTDVRLLRFGSDGSERWRTDPVDQFLNVLAFGGGRAYLATSDDALDVEGQTLSAVGLSDGETAWSVESGDAFEGHYLDETLLVGPGGGQATASHDPATGNRQWSGKVGALSSATESFVVADGALFAETRTDGDSAFAAVELSDGTERWTYAEVPVADRPFVPTGAAVAGDIVVGTGYDGAVFALDVTDGAERWTFDADGQTREPPTVADGTLYVGAYNDGRPDAVHALDAVTGEERWRVSVRGFATFLQVAGESLVVGSHTRSREFVSALDASDGSARWTFETSEQLFRPAVGRDGRVFVASDAGLVRELGN